The region CTGGAGAAGCGGCAACGTTAAATGAAGAGGAATATATTTTAGCTATGAAAACAGTTGTAGATGAAGTTAAAGGAAGAATAAAAGTTGTTGCAGGAGCAGGCTCTAATTCAACAGAAAAAGCTGTATAT is a window of Streptobacillus felis DNA encoding:
- a CDS encoding dihydrodipicolinate synthase family protein; this encodes MTPCDKNLKGDVEKIKELLNFQIENMASGIVFCGTTGEAATLNEEEYILAMKTVVDEVKGRIKVVAGAGSNSTEKAVY